The following coding sequences lie in one Phragmites australis chromosome 8, lpPhrAust1.1, whole genome shotgun sequence genomic window:
- the LOC133927183 gene encoding cation-transporting ATPase HMA5 isoform X1 has product MSSMAHLQLSAVAGGGRPAEACGRGDEMEDVALLDSYDEEMGTPPGGGGREEDAEAHVRVMGMTCSACTSAVEGAVSARRGVRRVAVSLLQNRAHVVFDPALAKVEDIIEAIEDAGFEAEIIPDSAVSQPKSQKTLSAQFRIGGMTCANCVNSVEGILKKLPGVKGAVVALATSLGEVEYVPSAISKDEIVQAIEDAGFEAAFLQSSEQDKILLGLIGLHTEKDVGVLHDILKKMVGLQQFVVNTVLSEVEIVFDPEAVGLRSIVDTIEMGSNGRLKAHVQNPYTRGASNDAQEASKMLNLLRSSLFLSIPVFFIRMVCPSIPLISTLLSMHCGPFLMGDLLKWILVSIVQFVVGKRFYVAAYRALRHGSTNMDVLVVLGTTTSYVYSVCALLYGSFTGYQPPVYFETSAMIITFVLFGKYLEVLAKGKTSDAIKKLVELVPATALLLLKDKEGKYVGEREIDALLVQPGDVLKVLPGSKVPADGVVVWGTSHVNESMITGESAPIPKEVSSVVIGGTMNLHGILHIQTTKVGSGTVLSQIISLVETAQMSKAPIQKFADYVASIFVPIVITLSVVTFSVWFFCGWFGAYPNSWVAENSNCFVFSLMFAISVVVIACPCALGLATPTAVMVATGIGANHGVLVKGGDALERAQNVNYVVFDKTGTLTQGKAVVTTAKVFSGMDLGDFLTLVASAEASSEHPLATAVLDYAFHFHFFGKIPSSKDGIEQRKEEVLSQWLLEAEDFSAIPGKGVQCSINGKNVLVGNRTLITENGVTVPPEAESFLVDLEVDAKTGILVAYDGDFVGLMGITDPLKREAAVVVEGLKKLGVHPVMLTGDNWRTAQAVAKEVGIEDVRAEVMPAGKADVVRSLQKDGSIVAMVGDGINDSPALAAADVGMAIGGGTDIAIEAADYVLVRNNLEDVITAIDLSRKTFSRIRWNYFFAMAYNIVAIPVAAGALFPVTGLQMPPWLAGACMAFSSVSVVCSSLLLRRYRKPKLTTVLQITVE; this is encoded by the exons ATGTCAAGCATGGCCCACCTGCAGCTCTCGGCggtcgccggcggcgggcggccggCGGAGGCGTGCGGGCGCGGTGACGAGATGGAGGACGTGGCGCTGCTGGACTCGTACGACGAGGAGATGGGGACGCCGCCGGGCGGAGGGGgccgggaggaggacgcggAGGCGCACGTGCGGGTCATGGGCATGACGTGCTCCGCGTGCACCAGCGCCGTCGAGGGAGCCGTCTCCGCGCGCCGCGGCGTGCGGCGCGTCGCCGTGTCGCTGCTCCAGAACCGCGCCCACGTCGTGTTCGACCCCGCGCTCGCCAAG GTAGAGGATATAATTGAAGCTATAGAAGATGCCGGATTCGAAGCCGAAATTATCCCAGATTCTGCTGTCTCTCAGCCTAAGTCACAGAAGACTTTATCAGCTCAATTTAGGATAGGAGGAATGACATGTGCTAATTGTGTGAACTCGGTTGAGGGTATCTTGAAAAAGCTACCTGGTGTAAAAGGAGCAGTTGTTGCTTTGGCAACATCATTAGGGGAAGTTGAGTATGTTCCTTCtgccattagcaaggatgaaatTGTTCAGGCCATTGAGGATGCTGGTTTTGAAGCTGCATTCTTGCAGAGTAGCGAGCAAGATAAGATTTTGCTGGGACTGATTGGTTTGCACACAGAGAAGGATGTAGGAGTATTACATGATATTCTTAAGAAAATGGTTGGCTTGCAACAGTTCGTTGTAAATACTGTCCTCTCAGAAGTTGAGATTGTATTCGATCCAGAAGCTGTTGGTCTAAGATCAATTGTGGATACAATTGAGATGGGAAGCAATGGGAGGTTGAAAGCGCATGTTCAGAATCCATACACTCGAGGGGCTTCAAATGATGCACAGGAGGCCTCTAAAATGCTTAATCTTCTCCGCTCTAGCTTGTTCCTTAGT ATTCCTGTATTTTTTATACGTATGGTCTGCCCCAGTATACCTTTGATTAGTACATTACTAAGCATGCACTGTGGACCATTTCTTATGGGGGATTTGCTGAAGTGGATATTGGTAAGCATTGTACAGTTTGTTGTCGGCAAACGGTTCTATGTAGCGGCTTATAGGGCCCTGAGACATGGCTCTACAAACATGGATGTGCTAGTGGTTCTTGGTACCACCACATCATATGTATACTCTGTTTGTGCACTCCTTTATGGATCATTCACTGGATATCAACCTCCCGTATATTTTGAGACAAGTGCAATGATAATTACATTTGTGTTGTTCGGGAAATATCTTGAGGTGCTTGCAAAAGGGAAGACATCAGATGCTATTAAGAAGCTGGTAGAACTGGTCCCTGCTACTGCTCTTTTGCTTCTGAAAGACAAAG AAGGAAAATATGTCGGGGAGAGGGAGATTGATGCACTGTTAGTCCAACCTGGTGATGTCTTAAAAGTGCTTCCTGGTTCAAAGGTTCCTGCTGATGGTGTTGTAGTTTGGGGAACAAGCCATGTCAATGAAAGTATGATAACTGGTGAATCTGCACCCATCCCCAAAGAAGTATCCAGTGTGGTGATTGGGGGAACAATGAACTTACATGGCATCCTTCATATACAGACAACAAAAGTAGGATCTGGGACAGTTTTGAGTCAGATAATCTCTCTGGTTGAAACTGCGCAGATGTCCAAAGCACCTATTCAGAAATTTGCCGATTAT GTGGCTAGCATTTTTGTTCCAATTGTCATCACGTTGTCTGTAGTAACATTCTCTGTGTG GTTCTTCTGTGGATGGTTTGGAGCATATCCAAATTCATGGGTTGCTGAAAATAGCAACTGCTTTGTTTTCTCTCTCATGTTTGCCATATCTGTTGTGGTGATTGCTTGTCCTTGTGCCCTTGGTCTGGCAACACCAACTGCTGTGATGGTGGCAACTGGAATTGGGGCTAATCATGGAGTGCTTGTAAAAGGTGGAGATGCATTGGAGAGGGCTCAAAATGTAAATTACGTGGTTTTTGATAAAACAGGGACACTAACACAAGGAAAGGCTGTTGTAACAACTGCAAAGGTTTTCTCAGGAATGGACCTTGGAGATTTCCTCACACTAGTAGCATCCGCAGAG GCAAGCAGTGAGCATCCTCTTGCCACAGCTGTTTTGGACTATGCCTTTCATTTCCATTTCTTTGGCAAGATTCCTTCATCAAAAGATGGCATTGagcaaagaaaagaagaggTGTTGTCTCAATGGCTGCTTGAAGCTGAAGACTTCTCTGCAATCCCTGGCAAAGGAGTTCAGTGCTCTATCAACGGGAAGAATGTTTTG GTCGGAAACCGTACTTTGATTACTGAAAACGGTGTAACCGTTCCCCCAGAAGCTGAAAGTTTCTTGGTAGACCTGGAAGTGGATGCAAAAACAGGCATTCTCGTGGCATATGATGGTGATTTCGTGGGGTTGATGGGTATTACCGATCCCCTGAAAAGGGAGGCTGCTGTTGTAGTGGAAGGACTAAAAAAGTTAGGTGTTCATCCCGTGATGCTCACAGGGGACAATTGGAGAACCGCCCAAGCTGTTGCAAAAGAG GTAGGCATTGAGGACGTGAGAGCTGAGGTCATGCCAGCCGGAAAGGCCGACGTTGTTCGCTCCCTCCAGAAGGACGGGAGCATCGTTGCCATGGTTGGGGACGGCATCAACGACTCCCCAGCCCTGGCAGCAGCCGATGTCGGGATGGCTATCGGAGGGGGCACGGACATTGCCATCGAGGCGGCGGACTACGTGCTGGTGAGGAACAACCTGGAAGACGTCATCACTGCGATCGACCTCTCCAGGAAGACTTTCAGCCGGATCCGCTGGAACTACTTCTTCGCGATGGCCTACAATATTGTCGCCATCCCCGTCGCCGCGGGCGCGCTGTTCCCCGTCACCGGGCTCCAGATGCCGCCGTGGCTGGCCGGCGCCTGCATGGCCTTCTCGTCTGTAAGCGTAGTATGTTCCTCGCTTTTGTTGAGAAGGTACAGAAAACCGAAGCTGACGACTGTATTGCAGATAACTGTAGAGTGA
- the LOC133927183 gene encoding cation-transporting ATPase HMA5 isoform X2 produces MVEDIIEAIEDAGFEAEIIPDSAVSQPKSQKTLSAQFRIGGMTCANCVNSVEGILKKLPGVKGAVVALATSLGEVEYVPSAISKDEIVQAIEDAGFEAAFLQSSEQDKILLGLIGLHTEKDVGVLHDILKKMVGLQQFVVNTVLSEVEIVFDPEAVGLRSIVDTIEMGSNGRLKAHVQNPYTRGASNDAQEASKMLNLLRSSLFLSIPVFFIRMVCPSIPLISTLLSMHCGPFLMGDLLKWILVSIVQFVVGKRFYVAAYRALRHGSTNMDVLVVLGTTTSYVYSVCALLYGSFTGYQPPVYFETSAMIITFVLFGKYLEVLAKGKTSDAIKKLVELVPATALLLLKDKEGKYVGEREIDALLVQPGDVLKVLPGSKVPADGVVVWGTSHVNESMITGESAPIPKEVSSVVIGGTMNLHGILHIQTTKVGSGTVLSQIISLVETAQMSKAPIQKFADYVASIFVPIVITLSVVTFSVWFFCGWFGAYPNSWVAENSNCFVFSLMFAISVVVIACPCALGLATPTAVMVATGIGANHGVLVKGGDALERAQNVNYVVFDKTGTLTQGKAVVTTAKVFSGMDLGDFLTLVASAEASSEHPLATAVLDYAFHFHFFGKIPSSKDGIEQRKEEVLSQWLLEAEDFSAIPGKGVQCSINGKNVLVGNRTLITENGVTVPPEAESFLVDLEVDAKTGILVAYDGDFVGLMGITDPLKREAAVVVEGLKKLGVHPVMLTGDNWRTAQAVAKEVGIEDVRAEVMPAGKADVVRSLQKDGSIVAMVGDGINDSPALAAADVGMAIGGGTDIAIEAADYVLVRNNLEDVITAIDLSRKTFSRIRWNYFFAMAYNIVAIPVAAGALFPVTGLQMPPWLAGACMAFSSVSVVCSSLLLRRYRKPKLTTVLQITVE; encoded by the exons ATG GTAGAGGATATAATTGAAGCTATAGAAGATGCCGGATTCGAAGCCGAAATTATCCCAGATTCTGCTGTCTCTCAGCCTAAGTCACAGAAGACTTTATCAGCTCAATTTAGGATAGGAGGAATGACATGTGCTAATTGTGTGAACTCGGTTGAGGGTATCTTGAAAAAGCTACCTGGTGTAAAAGGAGCAGTTGTTGCTTTGGCAACATCATTAGGGGAAGTTGAGTATGTTCCTTCtgccattagcaaggatgaaatTGTTCAGGCCATTGAGGATGCTGGTTTTGAAGCTGCATTCTTGCAGAGTAGCGAGCAAGATAAGATTTTGCTGGGACTGATTGGTTTGCACACAGAGAAGGATGTAGGAGTATTACATGATATTCTTAAGAAAATGGTTGGCTTGCAACAGTTCGTTGTAAATACTGTCCTCTCAGAAGTTGAGATTGTATTCGATCCAGAAGCTGTTGGTCTAAGATCAATTGTGGATACAATTGAGATGGGAAGCAATGGGAGGTTGAAAGCGCATGTTCAGAATCCATACACTCGAGGGGCTTCAAATGATGCACAGGAGGCCTCTAAAATGCTTAATCTTCTCCGCTCTAGCTTGTTCCTTAGT ATTCCTGTATTTTTTATACGTATGGTCTGCCCCAGTATACCTTTGATTAGTACATTACTAAGCATGCACTGTGGACCATTTCTTATGGGGGATTTGCTGAAGTGGATATTGGTAAGCATTGTACAGTTTGTTGTCGGCAAACGGTTCTATGTAGCGGCTTATAGGGCCCTGAGACATGGCTCTACAAACATGGATGTGCTAGTGGTTCTTGGTACCACCACATCATATGTATACTCTGTTTGTGCACTCCTTTATGGATCATTCACTGGATATCAACCTCCCGTATATTTTGAGACAAGTGCAATGATAATTACATTTGTGTTGTTCGGGAAATATCTTGAGGTGCTTGCAAAAGGGAAGACATCAGATGCTATTAAGAAGCTGGTAGAACTGGTCCCTGCTACTGCTCTTTTGCTTCTGAAAGACAAAG AAGGAAAATATGTCGGGGAGAGGGAGATTGATGCACTGTTAGTCCAACCTGGTGATGTCTTAAAAGTGCTTCCTGGTTCAAAGGTTCCTGCTGATGGTGTTGTAGTTTGGGGAACAAGCCATGTCAATGAAAGTATGATAACTGGTGAATCTGCACCCATCCCCAAAGAAGTATCCAGTGTGGTGATTGGGGGAACAATGAACTTACATGGCATCCTTCATATACAGACAACAAAAGTAGGATCTGGGACAGTTTTGAGTCAGATAATCTCTCTGGTTGAAACTGCGCAGATGTCCAAAGCACCTATTCAGAAATTTGCCGATTAT GTGGCTAGCATTTTTGTTCCAATTGTCATCACGTTGTCTGTAGTAACATTCTCTGTGTG GTTCTTCTGTGGATGGTTTGGAGCATATCCAAATTCATGGGTTGCTGAAAATAGCAACTGCTTTGTTTTCTCTCTCATGTTTGCCATATCTGTTGTGGTGATTGCTTGTCCTTGTGCCCTTGGTCTGGCAACACCAACTGCTGTGATGGTGGCAACTGGAATTGGGGCTAATCATGGAGTGCTTGTAAAAGGTGGAGATGCATTGGAGAGGGCTCAAAATGTAAATTACGTGGTTTTTGATAAAACAGGGACACTAACACAAGGAAAGGCTGTTGTAACAACTGCAAAGGTTTTCTCAGGAATGGACCTTGGAGATTTCCTCACACTAGTAGCATCCGCAGAG GCAAGCAGTGAGCATCCTCTTGCCACAGCTGTTTTGGACTATGCCTTTCATTTCCATTTCTTTGGCAAGATTCCTTCATCAAAAGATGGCATTGagcaaagaaaagaagaggTGTTGTCTCAATGGCTGCTTGAAGCTGAAGACTTCTCTGCAATCCCTGGCAAAGGAGTTCAGTGCTCTATCAACGGGAAGAATGTTTTG GTCGGAAACCGTACTTTGATTACTGAAAACGGTGTAACCGTTCCCCCAGAAGCTGAAAGTTTCTTGGTAGACCTGGAAGTGGATGCAAAAACAGGCATTCTCGTGGCATATGATGGTGATTTCGTGGGGTTGATGGGTATTACCGATCCCCTGAAAAGGGAGGCTGCTGTTGTAGTGGAAGGACTAAAAAAGTTAGGTGTTCATCCCGTGATGCTCACAGGGGACAATTGGAGAACCGCCCAAGCTGTTGCAAAAGAG GTAGGCATTGAGGACGTGAGAGCTGAGGTCATGCCAGCCGGAAAGGCCGACGTTGTTCGCTCCCTCCAGAAGGACGGGAGCATCGTTGCCATGGTTGGGGACGGCATCAACGACTCCCCAGCCCTGGCAGCAGCCGATGTCGGGATGGCTATCGGAGGGGGCACGGACATTGCCATCGAGGCGGCGGACTACGTGCTGGTGAGGAACAACCTGGAAGACGTCATCACTGCGATCGACCTCTCCAGGAAGACTTTCAGCCGGATCCGCTGGAACTACTTCTTCGCGATGGCCTACAATATTGTCGCCATCCCCGTCGCCGCGGGCGCGCTGTTCCCCGTCACCGGGCTCCAGATGCCGCCGTGGCTGGCCGGCGCCTGCATGGCCTTCTCGTCTGTAAGCGTAGTATGTTCCTCGCTTTTGTTGAGAAGGTACAGAAAACCGAAGCTGACGACTGTATTGCAGATAACTGTAGAGTGA
- the LOC133927182 gene encoding probable allantoate deiminase has translation MAPSCSAPSRPRRHHPSLLLILSVFALLLTWNPILAGGLELGGDDLYREILRDETVQRLKELGKISDGEGYLERTFLSPAAIRATAVIISWMKDAGLTTWVDQMGNIHGRFEPANSTKEALLIGSHMDTVIDAGMYDGSLGIICAISALKVLKVTGKLQRLARPVEVIAFSDEEGVRFQTTFLGSAAVAGTLPESTLQVSDKSGTTVQDVLKLNSFEATAAALSQARYNPESVGSYVEVHMEQGPVLEALRYPLGVVKGIAGQTRLKVIVDGSQGHAGTVPMKLRRDPMVAAAELVVTLESLCKEPNKFLAYDEDCGCFTEESLAGLVCTVGELLTWPSASNVIPGQVNFTVDIRAMDDKVRETIVTSFSRLVLQKCDDRLVDCAVEQKHSAPATPCDPGLTSQLKRAARSTVSAMSGRTAAGETPMLMSGAGHDAMAMARLTKIGMLFVRCRGGISHSPEESVMDDDVWAAGLALVNFVDQNAVAELEAEQNAAAES, from the exons ATGGCTCCTTCCTGCTCCGCCCCCTCCCGCCCCAGGCGCCACCACCCGTCTCTCCTCCTAATCCTTTCCGTCTTCGCCCTCCTCCTCACCTGGAACCCAATCTTGGCAG GGGGACTGGAGCTTGGAGGAGACGACCTGTACAGAGAGATTCTGAGGGACGAGACGGTGCAGAGGCTCAAGGAGCTGGGCAAG ATATCCGATGGCGAAGGTTACCTGGAAAGGACTTTCCTGAGTCCGGCTGCCATCAGAGCCACTGCTGTCATCATCAGTTGGATGAAAGATGCTGGACTTACCAC GTGGGTTGATCAAATGGGAAATATTCATGGTCGATTTGAGCCGGCCAATTCTACCAAAGAGGCCTTATTGATTGGATCTCATATg GACACTGTCATTGATGCTGGCATGTATGACGGATCTTTGGGTATTATTTGTGCAATCTCTGCTCTGAAGGTTTTGAAAGTTACTGGGAAACTGCAGAGGCTAGCTAGACCAGTGGAG GTTATTGCTTTCAGCGACGAGGAGGGTGTTAGATTCCAAACAACTTTTCTGGGAAGCGCTGCTGTAGCTGGTACACTACCTGAATCAACTTTACAAGTATCTGACAAGAG TGGCACAACCGTGCAAGATGTTCTGAAGTTGAACTCTTTTGAGgctactgctgctgctcttaGTCAAGCCAGGTACAACCCGGAGTCTGTGGGGAGTTATGTTGAG GTTCACATGGAACAAGGGCCAGTTCTGGAAGCCCTCCGTTATCCTCTTGGTGTTGTAAAAGGAATTGCAGGACAGACGCGGTTAAAG GTAATAGTAGATGGTTCACAAGGGCATGCTGGCACAGTTCCAATGAAATTGCGCCGTGATCCGATGGTTGCAGCTGCAGAGCTTGTTGTGACTCTGGAGAGCCTCTGCAAAGAGCCCAACAAGTTCCTGGCGTACGACGAGGACTGCGGCTGCTTCACGGAGGAGTCCCTCGCCGGGCTAGTGTGCACCGTCGGCGAACTACTGACCTGGCCTAGTGCCAGCAACGTAATACCGGGCCAG GTCAACTTCACGGTGGACATCCGCGCGATGGACGACAAAGTGAGGGAGACGATCGTCACGAGCTTCTCGAGGCTGGTTCTCCAGAAATGCGACGACAGATTGGTTGACTGCGCCGTCGAGCAAAAG CACTCGGCGCCGGCGACGCCCTGTGATCCGGGGCTGACCTCCCAGCTGAAGCGCGCGGCGCGGTCAACCGTGTCGGCGATGTCGGGGCGCACCGCGGCCGGCGAGACACCGATGCTGATGAGCGGCGCGGGGCATGACGCGATGGCGATGGCCAGGCTCACCAAG ATCGGGATGCTGTTCGTGCGGTGTCGCGGGGGCATCAGCCACTCGCCGGAGGAGTCGGTGATGGACGACGACGTCTGGGCCGCGGGGCTCGCACTGGTTAACTTTGTTGACCAGAACGCGGTAGCAGAGCTGGAAGCTGAGCAGAATGCAGCAGCGGAGTCGTGA